From one Xyrauchen texanus isolate HMW12.3.18 chromosome 17, RBS_HiC_50CHRs, whole genome shotgun sequence genomic stretch:
- the LOC127658316 gene encoding C-type natriuretic peptide-like, producing the protein MLCSSVFVVLLVLLAHPVPGHARALHTPDKAMQVIEQFLERYNDLLTLDDLENLTSDQSEEPMQTFISGLKVAEYPKWIGIPVQSENAWLRLLKGALANQKRAQPDRLRRGWNRGCFGLKLDRIGSMSGLGC; encoded by the exons ATGCTGTGCTCCTCTGTATTTGTGGTACTTCTAGTCCTGCTAGCTCATCCAGTTCCCGGACATGCCCGAGCCCTGCACACCCCTGACAAAGCCATGCAG GTCATCGAGCAGTTCCTTGAGCGCTACAATGACCTTTTGACCCTTGATGATCTTGAGAACCTCACAAGTGACCAATCAGAAGAACCCATGCAGACCTTCATTTCTGGGTTGAAGGTCGCAGAGTACCCCAAGTGGATTGGCATACCGGTGCAGAGCGAGAATGCCtggctccgcctcttaaaaggGGCTTTGGCCAATCAGAAGCGAGCTCAACCAGACCGGCTGCGGAGGGGTTGGAACCGAGGATGTTTTGGCCTGAAATTGGACCGGATTGGCTCTATGAGTGGCCTCGGGTGCTAA